Below is a window of Terriglobia bacterium DNA.
TCCTCGCCAATGCCTTTATTTTTCAAGAACAGCTTGCAGGAACAGATAGCCGTGTCCCTGGCCTTCGCAAACTTGAAAATGAGAAAGACATCGTTGGAGCTGCGGCGAAACATTGGAAATGGATTTGGAAGAAAATCAATTACGTTCCTATATTCCAACTCGGAGAACGCGTTTTGGACGAGCTTCCAGTCAATGCTAACTCTGCATTGGCAACCCGTTCTCTGCTGGCTGAGGCAATCAGCATCTGTGCTCAGCAGGCTGCCCTTCGCCACGACCTCATGGGCCGTATCTATCATTGGCTTTTGCATTATGCAAAATACCTCGGCACCTATTACACGTCAGTCGCGGCAGGCACGCTCCTCCTAAAGCTGACTATGGCCGCAAAATGGAAACAGGATTTTAGCTCTCCAACCGAGCTAGCCCGCTTTAAGGTGGCTGATCTCACATGCGGCACAGGAACGCTGTTGATGGCAACAGCCCAGGCTATAACCGACGTTTACATCCGTCAGCGTGCCGAACGGGGTCTTCCTCTTGATGTCAAGGATATGTCCGCGCTGCATCGGGTTCTAATGGAGCACGTGCTTCATGGCTACGACGTTCTTCCTTCTGCCGTGCACCTAACTGCATCAACCTTAGCTATGCTGGCCCCCGAAGTGGCTTTCGTAGGGATGGGGCTATTTGTTATGCCGCTCGGCATGGATCGCGGAAGAGCTAAACTCGGCAGTTTGGATTTTCTCAGCAACAACAAAATTCCGACGCAAATGGCTCTTGATTACTCACATTTGGGATCTGTTCGTGCTGGTGCATCATCCTCTAAGGCATCCATGGCGGAACTGCCAGAATTGGACCTCTGTGTGATGAATCCGCCTTTCGTTCGCAGTGTAGGGGGGAACCTGTTGTTTGGCTCGTTACCTGATGAACGAGGAGAACTTCAGGCCGAATTGAAGCGACGGGTAAAACTAATCGGAGCCAGTGCCACAGCAGGCTTAGGGAGTGTGTTTGTGGCCTTAGCTGACCGCTGGCTCAAGATAGGAGGCCGCCTAGCGTTTGTGCTCCCGGCAGCCCTGGTTTCCGGGGAGGCTTGGGCCAGCACACGACAGTTGATCGCCACGAGCTATCATCTGGAAACGGTCATTTCAAGCCATGACCCGGAACGCACAAATTTTTCAGAAAACACCGACCTTTCTGAAATCCTCTTCATCGCCCGAAAGCGCGAGAAAAAGGAAGAACCTGGACGCACCACGTACATCAACCTATGGCGAAATCCACGTTCAATTCATGAAGCAATGGACCTCGCAAACCGAATCGTTCGGGCAGGTGACCCTGTGACAATAGAAGGTTGTGGATTAACCACAATCAGTGGGTCTAGCGGCAAGCTGGGTGAAATCACCACAGTATCCGCCGCTACGGGCGAGCAGAATTGGACAGGTGCTCTCTTTGCACAGACTGAACTCATACGAGCATGCTGGAGCCTCCAGTCTGGAAACGTTCGTCTACCGGGCGTGGAACCCTCCAGAATTCCGGTGTGTCGGCTGGACAGTTTGGGTGGCCTCGGTTATGACCGGCGCGATATTCATGATGCTTTTACCGTCTCCACCGAGGACTGGTCGGCCTATCCTGCCTTTTGGGGTCATTCCTCGGAAAAAGTTACGTCCATTGCCCAGACGCCAACGGCTAACCTACTTGCACGGACTAAGCCCGCAACAGGAAGGAAGCTTAAGAGTGCAACCGAAGTGTGGTCTAAGGCTGGCAGGGTCCTTCTTGTGGAACGTCTATGGCCCGTAACACACCGAGTTCTTGCAGTTGGATTCGGCACAGAGGTTCTTGGTAACACGTGGTGGGCTTTGAAATCGGACTCGCTGACGCTGGATCAAGAGAAGGCCCTCTTGTTGTGGCTCAATAGTTCGCCCGCAATTCTTTTGTATTTTGGCCGCCGCGTTGTAACACGTAGTGCATGGATGCAAATGAAAAAGCCAGCTTGGGCATCTATGCCGGTTCTTGATGTAAAGTCGCTATCCATGACGCAGCTCGCATCCTTGGCAGCTTCTTACGATGCACTTTCACACCAAGGTTTAGAGCCGCTTTCGCAATTAAGTTTAGATCCTGTGCGCTGCCAGATAGACCTTGCAATCAGCGAAACGCTCACGATTCCCGAGCTTTCGCCTATCCGTGAACTACTGGACCGCGAACCCGGATTGAATGCAAAAAGTATCGTGCCCCGAGATGCAGAACAGGGCGTGTTGCCTATTCTCGCCGAAGATGACGAAGATGATGGGCAATCAACATTGTTCTGACCCCCTCCAGGCTACTGGGAAGAATTGCAGGCGTCCGCTGAACCCATCGGCGAATCTGCAACAATAATTTTCTGAAATAAAACCCTTTGTCGTGAAACTACATGGTTGCACGGACCGGTGCTGCTACATGGAGCCCAAGTGCAGGACTGAGCCCTCGCAGTCCTGCCCTGATCGGAGTCTTTACGTTAGTCTGGATCGCGCGGAGGTTCCGTGGAAGGACTTGCGGACATTTGGGATTTTTTTTCTTGCTCTTGTTTTTGTTTTTGTTCTCTAGCGTCGTCCATAGATTGTATCTTGCTGATCGTATCATGAAAATGTGATACATCTCTAGCAATTGCAAGGCCAGGAAGCGCCGTGTTGCTGACGTAAGCTGACACAATACCAATTATCTGTACGCCTTCAGTTTCAGTGGCATAAATAACCGGCCCGCCGCTGACACCTTCGATAGCCACACCATCAATCAAATATGTATGTTTCCCCTCCTGCCAGGCGCTAATCATCCCGGAAAAAAAACACAAATCATATGGAGCAACACTTGGGAATCCAAGCCAGCCAACCTCCGTACCAATCGTA
It encodes the following:
- a CDS encoding serine protease, whose product is MNWDAIVNKVTPYIVRIETPQGHGTGFLCFYNRDKSFYGIATARHVVSYADEWQQPIKILAYPSFAQVFLKESPQYIIFSDYNTDSAVILLSVATQLKLPETIIPLLPTDVPLTIGTEVGWLGFPSVAPYDLCFFSGMISAWQEGKHTYLIDGVAIEGVSGGPVIYATETEGVQIIGIVSAYVSNTALPGLAIARDVSHFHDTISKIQSMDDAREQKQKQEQEKKSQMSASPSTEPPRDPD